Part of the Salinigranum rubrum genome is shown below.
TTCGGCAATGTCGTGTGCGTTACCGAGACGTCTGGGAGTGGTTCCCCGCCGGTGTCGAGCGACGCGAACGGCGTCGCCGCGAAGAAGCCACCCACGATGAGACCCAAGAGGAGAATCGGGAGGAGTGCTGCTACCCATCTGGGAAGTCCGAGTGGGCGCTCTGTCCGAGTGACGTTCGCTCCGCCGTCGGTGTTCGGTTTGCTCATTTAGACCACCTCGAAGAAGCTCATCCAGCCTAGTTCGGCGAACTCGGACTGGTGGGCGTGGAACATGTAGAGTCCCGAGTCGTGGTTGGAGTAGTCGAGTTCGATAATGCCGCGCTGTGCCTGACACTGCATGACCGTGTCGACGGTCCTGTTCGTGGGGAGCAGGGTCGTCCCGTGGTCGTAATAATCGAAGAACTGCGAGTGGGTGTGGAACGAGTTGATGAGGTCGAACTCGATGGCGTTGATGAGATATACCCGATGACGTTGGTTCTTGTCGATCTGAATCGGCCGCTTTGTCTCGCCCGCTTGCCAGTTGCCCTTCCCGTCAGTCTGGCCGACGCCGTAGGCGAATGCCCGCGTGTTGACGGCGTACACCTCGTTGTCGCCGTCGAAGTTAGTGTCGAAGCCGTTCATCACCATCACCATCTCGTTGACGGCGTCGTTCTCGGGATACTCGTGGTTCCGGCTCTTCGCCTCTGCGACGAGGTCTGCACGGAGTTCGTCGGTGATCTGTGAGCGGTGGAACTCACAGTACTCCTCTGGTTTTTCGGCGACGCGCTCCGGGTCGGGGTCGATGACGATAGCTCCGTACAACCCCCGATGGATGTGCTCTTTCAGGGGGAGCGAGTGGCAGTGGTAGAAATGGCTACCTGCCGGTTGGGCGATCCATTCGTAGGTGAACGAGTCACCGGTGTTGAGGACGCCCGGTCCATTGGTTGGGACCCCATCCATGTTCGGATTGAGGTTCCTGAGGTGTGGGTGGATGGTGTGGGCGTGCCGTCCGAGGTTCTCGAACGTGACGCGGATGAGATCCCCCTCGACGGCACGAATGGTCGGGCCGGGTACTTGACCGTTGTAGGCCCATGCCGGGAATTCGATGCCGGGGGCGATAGTGACGGTGGTATCGACCGCCTGAAAGGTGAACTCACGGACAGTTCGACCGTTCTCCTCGTAGATGTCCTGCGGGACGTTCTCCTGTTCGCCACGGCCCGTGTTGAACTGGTAGAGGAACTCGTGTGGGTCGAAGTCCGTGTCGCGATATTCTCCGGCCGCACCGAAATTCCCGTGTGAGTCATCTCCTGGACCATGGGACTCGTCGCTATCTGCCCGTCCGATCCCAGTGAGAACGGCGCTCCCTGCGAGACCAAGTCCCCCGAGAACTGCCCGTCGAGTGGTCTTGAAATCCGATTCGATCGAATCAACTAACCGTTGCTCCAATCTCTCTGACAACTTTGCTGCTTGTGAGTAATCTTGTGAAGGCATGTGTTACGCCTCGTTGTGCTGTCTGCGTTCGTTTTCAGCCCGTTCAGCAGGCCGTGATACGTAGATCTCTGCAGCGACCCCAGTTGGGAGCGAGAGCGGGTTCTCTGCCGCCCTCACTTCGCACGTGACCATCCCGAATGGTGCGATTTCGACCACTTCGAGTTCCGTTCCAAGCGATATCCCAGCGTTCGAAAGATACGACAGAACGTCTGTGCTGCTTTCTCGCACCTCAGAAACGACCGCGACCGTTCCCTCTTGACATTCCGCTAACAACTGCTGTGTCTCGCACTCGCGAATTTCGAGGTCAGCTGTAGGAATCGGTTCTCCATGTGGGTCTACCGCAGGCAACCCAAGGAGCACCTCGATTCGTTCGACTAGCGTCTCGCTCAGGTGATGTTCGAGTACGTCTGCTTCAGCGTGTACCGCTGCCCAATCGTATCCGAGCTCCTCGGTCAGGAAGAGTTCGAGTAGTCGGTGGTTGCGGAGCACTTTGAGTGCCCCCCTCTCACCACGCTCGGTGAGACGAGCGCCCTGATAACTCTCGTAGTGTACGAGACTCTCCTCGTCCATTCGTTGCAACATCGTCGTCACGGTTGGTGGTTTGACCCCTATCGCGGACGCAATTTCAGACGACGCGGCCGGGGTGTCTCCGTCCTGCAGACGGTATATCGCCTTCAGGCAATCTTCGAATTTTGGAGACACCATAACATATATTTTGACACCTCTAAATAAATAGTTTCTCATGACCACAGCGGTTTTGGATGTCACACTAACTGACACGGTTTGTGTCCAGCTTCGCTGAGTCGCCCGTTCACCCGACGAAAGGCAGAAACCGGGTGCCTACCCACATACGGGAGCCGTATCCTGCTGTAAGCCCACGTCGGCCGATACCTTCGATTGATTGTAGGTTCAGGAGCGGCACTCGCAGTGATAACGTAATCCGGAAAAATCGAATCAGTACGGGGAGTACAAGAGATTAGTTCGAGCCGTTGCTGAACTCCACTTCTGTATTCGGCAGGGGGATTTCTGACGACGTGTATAGCGGACCTCAACGTCAGCGACTCGTAATCCATCCGCACCGGGATGATAATAGAAGGAGATTGTATGTGCCACGTTCCGACTATTGTGCCGTATCTTCGGCGTTTACGACCAATTCGTTTGATTTCAGTTCCACCGGGCCGACTAGTAGAAACTCGCTCGGTAGTGTTCCGGGCGTACATTTTGAGCGCGGAGTAAAATCACCCGCAGTCGGTCCTTTATCACCGAAATCTCGGTACTACCCGATGATGACCAGCCTGGAATGAGATCTGTCGGGAGGAGTATTTCTGTCAAGTCCGTCCGGACTGAATACGCGATGCGTCTCTACCACGACCGCATCTCGGTGTCCGGAGAATCCATTACTGCGCAGCGACAATTTCAGACGACTCACTCATGGAGCCAGACCCCGTATTCCGTGAAGTACAGCGATTTCGTCAGCCGTGGCTCTGGGCACTGCTCGGGGGAATCGCCTTGTTCACGCTCGTGTTAGGACCCATCTCATGGCCGGGGCTCGTGGTCGTCGGTGCGACCGCTGCACTCCTCTACGGTCTCCGTCTCGAAACCGAAGTGAGGGTCGACGGCATCTATTTCAAAATGTGGCCCTTTCATCGGTCGTTTCGCCGAATCTCGTGGGCCGAGATAGAGCGCTACGAATCCAAACGGTACGGACCACTTCGTGAGTTCGGTGGCTGGGGCATCCGCTGGGCACCCGGAAAGATCGCGTACAACGTCAGTGGTAATCGGGGAGTCTGGATCGAGCGGACGACCGGGCGTGGAGTTCTCATCGGGTCACAACGCACCGAGGAACTCGTCGGGACCATCGACGAGGCGAGACGGTAACCTCTCTCGAAATCTTTCTCTCCCCCACCAGCGAACAGAGGAGACGATCA
Proteins encoded:
- a CDS encoding multicopper oxidase domain-containing protein: MPSQDYSQAAKLSERLEQRLVDSIESDFKTTRRAVLGGLGLAGSAVLTGIGRADSDESHGPGDDSHGNFGAAGEYRDTDFDPHEFLYQFNTGRGEQENVPQDIYEENGRTVREFTFQAVDTTVTIAPGIEFPAWAYNGQVPGPTIRAVEGDLIRVTFENLGRHAHTIHPHLRNLNPNMDGVPTNGPGVLNTGDSFTYEWIAQPAGSHFYHCHSLPLKEHIHRGLYGAIVIDPDPERVAEKPEEYCEFHRSQITDELRADLVAEAKSRNHEYPENDAVNEMVMVMNGFDTNFDGDNEVYAVNTRAFAYGVGQTDGKGNWQAGETKRPIQIDKNQRHRVYLINAIEFDLINSFHTHSQFFDYYDHGTTLLPTNRTVDTVMQCQAQRGIIELDYSNHDSGLYMFHAHQSEFAELGWMSFFEVV
- a CDS encoding metal-dependent transcriptional regulator, which encodes MVSPKFEDCLKAIYRLQDGDTPAASSEIASAIGVKPPTVTTMLQRMDEESLVHYESYQGARLTERGERGALKVLRNHRLLELFLTEELGYDWAAVHAEADVLEHHLSETLVERIEVLLGLPAVDPHGEPIPTADLEIRECETQQLLAECQEGTVAVVSEVRESSTDVLSYLSNAGISLGTELEVVEIAPFGMVTCEVRAAENPLSLPTGVAAEIYVSRPAERAENERRQHNEA